The Roseococcus microcysteis genome contains a region encoding:
- a CDS encoding DsrE family protein produces the protein MSAPPIQTSLGVLLISGGHERAHYALMVATAAAAIGRKVTLFATNAGCSALLADNPLLLDAREARLAAAGIATLAELLEAAEALSLRRIACEAGLRAEGLHEAPLAPGVEVAGIVTFLAAVGTGQVVTL, from the coding sequence GTGAGCGCGCCCCCTATCCAGACAAGCTTGGGCGTGCTGCTGATCTCGGGCGGGCATGAACGCGCGCATTACGCGCTGATGGTCGCCACCGCCGCCGCCGCCATCGGGCGCAAGGTGACGCTCTTCGCCACCAATGCCGGATGCAGCGCGCTTCTCGCCGACAACCCCTTGTTGCTTGATGCGCGCGAGGCGAGGCTGGCCGCCGCCGGCATCGCCACCCTCGCCGAATTGCTGGAGGCCGCCGAAGCCTTGTCCCTGCGCCGCATCGCCTGCGAGGCCGGGCTGCGCGCCGAGGGCCTGCACGAGGCGCCGCTCGCGCCCGGCGTGGAGGTGGCGGGAATCGTGACCTTTCTCGCCGCCGTGGGCACGGGCCAGGTCGTGACGCTGTAA
- a CDS encoding class I SAM-dependent methyltransferase: MNAEGFITAQTAIGTAPLVPEIRLHLASEITPIWHASEEFLARKGIEPPFWAFAWPGGQALARSILDAPGLVRGRRVLDFAAGCGIAAIAAAQSGAALVEAAEIDPMAVAAIRLNAALNGVSVTALAADVVDSPPRWDVILAGDVCYEAPMTAHILPWLRAMAAAGVEVWLADPGRAYLPREGLEALSRHAVPTSLELEDRTLREVTIARLLPS, from the coding sequence TTGAACGCCGAGGGCTTCATCACGGCGCAGACCGCCATCGGCACGGCGCCGCTGGTGCCGGAAATCCGGCTGCATTTGGCCAGCGAGATCACCCCCATCTGGCACGCCAGCGAGGAATTCCTGGCGCGGAAGGGCATCGAACCCCCCTTCTGGGCCTTCGCCTGGCCGGGCGGGCAGGCCCTGGCGCGCAGCATCCTGGACGCGCCCGGCCTCGTGCGCGGCCGCCGCGTGCTGGATTTCGCGGCGGGCTGCGGCATCGCGGCCATCGCCGCCGCGCAATCCGGTGCCGCCTTGGTCGAGGCCGCCGAGATAGACCCCATGGCGGTCGCCGCCATCCGCCTCAACGCCGCGCTGAACGGCGTTTCCGTCACGGCGCTGGCCGCCGATGTGGTGGACAGCCCGCCCCGCTGGGACGTCATCCTGGCCGGGGATGTCTGCTACGAGGCGCCGATGACCGCCCATATCCTCCCCTGGCTGCGCGCCATGGCGGCGGCGGGCGTCGAGGTCTGGCTGGCCGATCCCGGGCGCGCCTACCTCCCGCGCGAGGGGCTGGAGGCGCTCTCCCGCCACGCCGTGCCGACCTCCCTGGAACTGGAGGATCGCACATTGCGCGAAGTCACCATCGCCCGATTGCTGCCTTCTTGA
- the ubiA gene encoding 4-hydroxybenzoate octaprenyltransferase — MDMARCAVLHGAVQGYTDIRTQGWVAHLPASWRPYALLMRADRPIGTWLLFLPGLWGIALLAPSWGFGLWLTFLFLLGAFVMRGAGCVVNDLWDRDIDAKVERTRGRPLASGAVTPRQAVAFLVLLCTIGLAVLLQLSATAIWLGVLSLLPILLYPAAKRVTDYPQLVLGFTFGWGAVMGPAAAAGALGWEVLPLYAATILWILGYDTIYAHQDREDDAMLGIGSTALKFGERTRPFLAACYAGTVALLAVTGAVAGLSAWYYLALLVPAGMLAWQVRALDIHDPARCLALFKFNREVGFVVALAMLVGRV; from the coding sequence ATGGACATGGCCCGATGTGCCGTGCTGCATGGCGCCGTGCAAGGCTACACCGACATACGAACCCAGGGTTGGGTGGCGCATCTGCCCGCCTCCTGGCGGCCCTATGCGCTGCTGATGCGCGCGGACCGGCCCATCGGCACCTGGCTGCTCTTCCTGCCCGGGCTGTGGGGAATCGCGCTGCTGGCGCCCTCCTGGGGCTTCGGGCTGTGGCTGACCTTCCTGTTCCTGCTGGGCGCCTTCGTGATGCGGGGCGCGGGCTGCGTGGTGAACGACCTCTGGGACCGCGACATTGACGCGAAGGTGGAGCGCACGCGGGGAAGGCCGCTGGCGTCCGGCGCCGTCACGCCGCGGCAGGCGGTGGCCTTCCTGGTCCTTCTCTGCACCATCGGCCTCGCGGTGCTGCTGCAACTCTCGGCCACGGCCATCTGGCTGGGCGTGCTGTCGCTGCTGCCCATCCTGCTCTACCCGGCGGCCAAGCGCGTGACGGACTACCCGCAGCTGGTGCTGGGCTTCACCTTCGGCTGGGGCGCGGTGATGGGGCCGGCGGCGGCCGCGGGCGCGCTGGGGTGGGAGGTGCTGCCCCTCTACGCCGCCACCATCCTCTGGATTCTCGGCTACGACACCATCTACGCCCACCAGGACCGCGAGGACGACGCGATGCTGGGCATCGGCTCCACCGCGCTGAAATTCGGCGAGCGCACGCGGCCCTTCCTCGCCGCCTGCTATGCCGGGACGGTGGCGCTGCTGGCTGTGACGGGCGCGGTGGCGGGGCTTTCGGCCTGGTATTACCTGGCTCTGCTGGTGCCGGCGGGGATGCTGGCCTGGCAGGTCCGGGCGCTGGACATCCATGACCCCGCGCGCTGCCTCGCCCTGTTCAAGTTCAACCGCGAGGTGGGCTTCGTGGTGGCGCTGGCCATGCTGGTCGGCCGGGTTTGA
- a CDS encoding glutamate--cysteine ligase, whose product MSNPGQADPTPITHARQLAEWFAAGCKPREAWRIGTEHEKFGFRRADGTPPSYEHQGIQAMLEGIQAKGWAPITDAGNVIGLTRGGESVSLEPGGQFELSGAPTQTLHETRLELAAHLRDVHEVAAPLGLGFAGMGFHPVATREAMPWMPKSRYKIMRRYMPLKGGLGLDMMLRTCTVQVNLDFGDEADMVEKLRVSLALQPLATALFASSPLLEGKPSGFKSLRGRVWTDTDPDRTGIPACVFEEGFGFERFAEYVLDVPMYFVARDGVLHDVAGASFRDFMAGRVEALRGIPATMGDVADHVTTVFTEVRLKKFLEMRGADSGSAAMILAKPAFWVGLLYDDAAQKAARALTRAWTLDEIMAMRAEVPQQALQARIAGRELRDVAREVLAISAGGLRARGLGEEAYLAPLWEIAESGMTQADRILQLYHGPWAGDAAQALTFCEM is encoded by the coding sequence ATGTCCAACCCCGGCCAGGCTGACCCGACGCCGATCACCCACGCGCGTCAGTTGGCGGAGTGGTTCGCCGCCGGCTGCAAGCCGCGCGAGGCCTGGCGCATCGGCACGGAGCACGAGAAGTTCGGCTTCCGCCGCGCGGACGGCACGCCGCCGAGCTACGAGCACCAGGGCATCCAGGCCATGCTGGAGGGCATCCAGGCCAAGGGCTGGGCGCCCATCACGGATGCCGGGAACGTCATCGGCCTGACGCGCGGGGGCGAATCGGTCAGCCTGGAGCCGGGCGGGCAGTTCGAACTGTCAGGCGCGCCCACCCAGACCCTGCACGAGACGCGCCTGGAACTGGCCGCGCATCTGCGCGACGTGCATGAGGTGGCGGCCCCGCTCGGCCTCGGCTTCGCCGGCATGGGCTTCCACCCGGTGGCGACGCGCGAGGCGATGCCCTGGATGCCCAAATCCCGCTACAAGATCATGCGCCGCTACATGCCGCTGAAGGGCGGGCTCGGCCTCGACATGATGCTGCGGACCTGCACCGTGCAGGTGAACCTCGACTTCGGCGACGAGGCCGACATGGTGGAGAAGCTGCGCGTCTCGCTCGCCTTGCAGCCGCTGGCCACCGCGCTGTTCGCCTCCTCGCCGCTGCTGGAGGGCAAGCCCTCGGGCTTCAAGTCGCTGCGCGGCCGCGTCTGGACCGACACGGACCCGGACCGCACCGGCATTCCCGCCTGCGTCTTCGAGGAGGGCTTCGGCTTCGAGCGCTTCGCGGAATATGTGCTGGACGTGCCCATGTATTTCGTGGCGCGGGACGGCGTGCTGCACGACGTGGCGGGTGCGAGCTTCCGCGACTTCATGGCGGGCCGCGTGGAGGCCCTGCGCGGCATCCCCGCCACCATGGGCGATGTGGCGGACCATGTGACCACGGTCTTCACCGAGGTGCGCCTCAAGAAATTCCTGGAGATGCGCGGCGCCGATTCCGGAAGTGCCGCCATGATCCTGGCCAAGCCTGCCTTCTGGGTGGGGCTGCTCTATGACGACGCCGCGCAGAAGGCCGCGCGCGCGCTGACGCGGGCCTGGACGCTGGACGAGATCATGGCCATGCGCGCCGAGGTGCCGCAACAGGCCCTCCAGGCGCGCATCGCCGGGCGCGAGTTGCGTGACGTGGCGCGCGAGGTGCTGGCCATCAGCGCCGGCGGGCTGCGCGCGCGCGGGTTGGGCGAGGAGGCTTATCTCGCACCGCTCTGGGAGATCGCGGAAAGCGGCATGACGCAGGCGGACCGCATCCTCCAGCTCTACCACGGCCCCTGGGCGGGCGATGCCGCCCAGGCCCTCACCTTCTGCGAGATGTGA
- a CDS encoding RsmE family RNA methyltransferase: protein MSIPRVHMEQALAEGAECALTPAQAHHLGVVLRRAPGAALRAFNATDGEFDAELTALRKERGAVRIGPRRREPVVEPELRALIAGLKRDAMGWAVEKATELGATRIIPVLTRRCVAEGGKTERLAAIARGAAEQCERLSVPVVDSARPLHAVLDAWDGAPLYVAAERREARPLLEFLPVLSAPCAFLVGPEGGFERAELDDLARRPFVSLASLGPRILRAETALVAGLSAMSLSLDHPPDASGTRAPHVQPRPG from the coding sequence ATGTCCATCCCTCGGGTCCATATGGAACAGGCGCTGGCGGAGGGGGCGGAATGCGCCCTCACCCCCGCCCAGGCGCATCATCTGGGCGTGGTGCTGCGCCGCGCCCCCGGCGCCGCCCTGCGCGCCTTCAACGCCACCGATGGCGAGTTCGACGCCGAACTCACCGCCCTGCGGAAGGAGCGCGGCGCGGTGCGGATCGGCCCCCGCCGGCGCGAACCCGTGGTGGAGCCCGAATTGCGCGCCCTCATCGCGGGCCTCAAGCGCGACGCCATGGGCTGGGCGGTGGAAAAGGCCACCGAACTCGGCGCCACCCGCATCATCCCCGTGCTGACGCGCCGTTGCGTGGCCGAGGGCGGCAAGACCGAACGCCTCGCCGCCATCGCCCGGGGTGCGGCCGAGCAGTGCGAGCGCCTGTCGGTGCCGGTGGTGGACTCCGCCCGCCCGCTCCACGCCGTGCTGGACGCTTGGGACGGTGCGCCCCTGTATGTCGCCGCCGAACGGCGCGAGGCCCGCCCCCTGCTGGAATTTTTGCCAGTATTGTCAGCGCCTTGTGCCTTCCTGGTCGGCCCCGAGGGCGGCTTCGAGCGTGCCGAACTTGACGATCTCGCCCGGCGGCCCTTTGTTTCACTGGCCTCGCTCGGGCCGCGCATCCTCCGCGCGGAGACGGCGCTGGTGGCGGGTCTGTCGGCGATGTCCCTCTCGCTCGACCACCCGCCTGACGCATCAGGAACACGAGCACCGCATGTCCAACCCCGGCCAGGCTGA
- the livM gene encoding high-affinity branched-chain amino acid ABC transporter permease LivM, whose amino-acid sequence MKGLDAQAALKDMLLAGLVALGLFAPLVGLRTDVSPTGALFIRTRWTDVAIIVGLVMAGRLAMHVFLARREARAAMADLSRPGRFATQAAFLARILGPVLLGVALLLPAIPGVGRYELDLGILVLTYVMLGWGLNIVVGLAGLLDLGYVAFYAVGAYSYALLAQYFGFSFWLCLPLAGILAAFWGILLGFPVLRLRGDYLAIVTLAFGEIIRIVLLNWVSLTGGSNGISGIPRPSFFGLPFSMEGGPGTFAGFFGIEPSPVHRVIFLYYLILALAMLTNWVSIRIRKQPLGRAWEAMREDEIACRSLGINIRNTKLSAFMIGAMFGGFAGAFFATRQGFISPESFTFIESAIILAIVVLGGLGSQIGVAIAAIVMIGGFELFRDLEEWRMLVFGAAMVLIMVWRPRGLVGSRQPTVVLRERRRIGSEHVAEGRG is encoded by the coding sequence ATGAAGGGCCTCGACGCCCAGGCCGCGCTCAAGGACATGCTGCTCGCCGGGCTGGTGGCACTGGGTCTCTTCGCGCCGCTGGTGGGGCTGCGGACGGATGTCTCGCCCACCGGCGCGCTGTTCATCCGCACGCGCTGGACGGATGTGGCCATCATCGTGGGCCTCGTCATGGCGGGGCGGCTTGCCATGCACGTCTTCCTCGCGCGGCGTGAGGCGCGGGCAGCCATGGCGGACCTTTCCAGGCCCGGCCGCTTCGCCACCCAGGCCGCCTTCCTCGCGCGCATCCTGGGGCCGGTGCTGCTGGGCGTGGCGCTGCTGCTGCCGGCCATTCCCGGCGTGGGGCGCTATGAGCTCGACCTCGGTATCCTGGTGCTGACCTATGTGATGCTGGGCTGGGGGCTGAACATCGTGGTCGGCCTCGCTGGCCTGCTCGACCTCGGCTACGTCGCCTTCTACGCGGTCGGCGCCTATTCCTATGCGCTGCTGGCGCAGTATTTCGGCTTCTCCTTCTGGCTGTGCCTGCCGCTGGCGGGCATCCTGGCGGCCTTCTGGGGCATCCTGCTGGGCTTTCCCGTGCTGCGGCTGCGCGGCGACTACCTCGCGATCGTGACGCTGGCCTTCGGCGAGATCATCCGCATCGTCCTGCTCAACTGGGTCTCGCTGACGGGCGGATCGAACGGCATCTCGGGCATTCCGCGCCCTTCCTTCTTCGGCCTGCCCTTCTCCATGGAGGGCGGCCCGGGCACCTTCGCGGGCTTCTTCGGCATCGAGCCCTCGCCGGTGCACCGCGTGATCTTCCTGTATTACCTGATCCTGGCGTTGGCGATGCTGACCAACTGGGTCTCCATCCGCATCCGCAAGCAGCCGCTCGGCCGTGCCTGGGAGGCGATGCGCGAGGACGAGATCGCCTGCCGCAGCCTCGGCATCAACATCCGCAACACGAAGCTCTCGGCCTTCATGATCGGCGCGATGTTCGGCGGCTTCGCCGGCGCCTTCTTCGCCACGCGCCAGGGCTTCATCAGCCCCGAAAGCTTCACCTTCATCGAGAGCGCCATCATCCTCGCCATCGTCGTGCTGGGGGGCCTCGGCAGCCAGATCGGCGTCGCCATCGCGGCCATCGTCATGATCGGCGGCTTCGAGCTGTTCCGCGACCTGGAAGAGTGGCGGATGCTCGTCTTCGGCGCCGCCATGGTGCTCATCATGGTCTGGCGCCCGCGCGGCCTGGTGGGCAGCCGCCAGCCCACCGTGGTGCTGCGCGAACGCCGCCGCATCGGCAGCGAGCATGTGGCCGAGGGCCGCGGCTGA
- a CDS encoding ABC transporter ATP-binding protein, with protein MAPPILEVDALSMRFGGLKAVDEVSFTARAGDITAVIGPNGAGKTTVFNCITGFYRPTSGRLRLHRDGRATELQKLQGHDIARAGIARTFQNIRLFPGMTALENLLVAQHRPLMRASGFAIGAILGLSGYPAAERAAIARATRWLEATGLIERADDPAGALPYGQQRRLEIARAMCTSPLLLCLDEPAAGLNPRESVDLARLLRAIRDGEAAEGEPPCSLLLIEHDMGVVMGISDRVVVLDHGKKIADGTPAEVRADPRVIAAYLGEGEEDEAPSEAAP; from the coding sequence ATGGCGCCGCCCATCCTGGAGGTGGACGCGCTCTCCATGCGCTTCGGCGGGCTGAAGGCGGTGGACGAGGTCAGCTTCACGGCGCGTGCGGGCGACATCACCGCCGTCATCGGCCCCAATGGCGCGGGCAAGACCACGGTGTTCAACTGCATCACGGGCTTCTATCGCCCCACCTCCGGTCGGCTGCGCCTGCACCGCGACGGCCGCGCCACGGAATTGCAGAAGCTCCAGGGCCATGACATCGCGCGGGCGGGCATTGCACGCACCTTCCAGAACATCCGCCTCTTTCCCGGCATGACGGCGCTGGAGAATTTGCTGGTGGCGCAGCACCGGCCGCTGATGCGCGCCTCGGGCTTCGCCATCGGTGCCATCCTGGGCCTTTCGGGCTATCCGGCCGCCGAGCGCGCGGCCATCGCGCGCGCCACGCGCTGGCTGGAGGCAACGGGCCTGATCGAGCGCGCCGATGATCCGGCCGGCGCGCTGCCCTATGGCCAGCAAAGGCGGCTGGAGATCGCGCGGGCCATGTGCACCTCGCCCCTGCTGCTGTGCCTCGACGAGCCCGCGGCGGGGCTGAACCCGCGCGAATCCGTGGACCTCGCGCGGCTGCTGCGCGCCATCCGCGACGGCGAGGCCGCCGAGGGCGAGCCGCCCTGTTCCCTGCTGCTGATCGAGCATGACATGGGCGTGGTGATGGGCATCTCCGACCGCGTGGTGGTGCTGGACCATGGCAAGAAGATCGCCGACGGCACGCCCGCCGAGGTGCGCGCCGACCCGCGCGTCATCGCGGCCTATCTGGGCGAGGGGGAGGAGGATGAAGCCCCCTCCGAGGCCGCGCCATGA
- a CDS encoding type IV secretion protein Rhs has product MWPAFLTALLLSLPALDASGQTKREFDAQGRSLGREERRGDTLRQYDAQGRAIGRSEFRGDTRRDYDAQGRAVGRAEVRGDTTRLYDAQGRAAGRTETRGDTQRHYDAQGRMTGRSETRDGVTRHYDAQSRQVGRTETRR; this is encoded by the coding sequence ATGTGGCCCGCCTTCCTCACCGCCCTCCTCCTCTCGCTGCCGGCGCTCGACGCGTCGGGGCAGACCAAGCGCGAATTCGACGCCCAGGGGCGCAGCCTGGGGCGCGAGGAACGGCGCGGGGACACGCTGCGGCAATATGACGCGCAGGGGCGCGCCATCGGCCGCAGCGAATTCCGCGGCGACACCCGGCGCGACTATGACGCGCAGGGCCGCGCCGTGGGCCGGGCGGAGGTGCGGGGCGACACCACCCGCCTCTATGACGCCCAGGGCCGTGCCGCGGGCCGCACCGAGACGCGGGGCGACACCCAGCGCCACTACGACGCCCAGGGCCGCATGACCGGCCGGTCCGAGACGCGGGATGGCGTCACGCGCCACTACGACGCCCAGAGCCGGCAGGTGGGCCGCACCGAGACCCGCCGCTGA
- the coaBC gene encoding bifunctional phosphopantothenoylcysteine decarboxylase/phosphopantothenate--cysteine ligase CoaBC: MLHGRRILLVVSGSVAGFKALMLARLLRAEGATVRAVLTAAGARFVTKESLAAITGEAVQDDLWAAEAEIGHIRLARWADMVAVVPASANRLAQMAHGLADDLAGCILLATRAPVLVAPAMNPAMWEHPATRANVALLASRGVRFAGPVEGAMAEPESGAGRLMEPDAILAEIRAVLSGGPLNGRHVLVTSGPTHEPIDPVRYIANRSSGKQGHAIAAALARLGARVTLVSGPVQVPDPAGVQVVRVQTAREMLAACEAALPADAAICAAAVADWRVAAAAGQKMKKEPGADAPTLAMALNPDILATLSRHARRPRLVVGFAAETEKVVAHARDKLARKGCDWIVANDVSGDVMGGAENAVHLVTASGVEDWPRAPKEEVAARLAARVAEALA, translated from the coding sequence ATGCTGCACGGCCGCCGGATCCTGCTGGTCGTCTCGGGCAGCGTGGCGGGGTTCAAGGCGCTGATGCTGGCGCGGCTGCTGCGCGCGGAGGGGGCCACGGTGCGCGCCGTGCTGACGGCGGCTGGGGCGCGCTTCGTCACGAAGGAATCGCTGGCCGCCATCACGGGCGAGGCGGTGCAGGATGACCTCTGGGCCGCCGAGGCCGAGATCGGCCATATCCGCCTGGCGCGCTGGGCGGACATGGTGGCCGTGGTGCCGGCCTCGGCCAACCGGCTGGCGCAGATGGCGCATGGGCTGGCGGACGACCTGGCGGGGTGCATTCTGCTCGCGACCCGCGCCCCGGTGCTGGTGGCGCCGGCGATGAACCCCGCCATGTGGGAACACCCGGCCACGCGCGCCAATGTCGCGCTGCTCGCTTCGCGCGGCGTGCGTTTCGCCGGCCCCGTGGAAGGCGCGATGGCCGAGCCGGAGAGCGGCGCCGGACGCCTGATGGAACCGGACGCGATCCTCGCCGAGATCCGCGCGGTGCTCTCGGGCGGGCCTTTGAACGGCCGCCATGTGCTCGTCACCAGCGGGCCCACGCATGAGCCGATAGACCCCGTGCGCTACATCGCCAACCGCAGCAGCGGAAAGCAGGGGCACGCCATCGCGGCCGCACTTGCCCGGCTGGGCGCGCGCGTCACGCTGGTCAGCGGCCCGGTGCAGGTGCCGGACCCGGCGGGTGTGCAAGTGGTCCGCGTGCAGACGGCGCGCGAGATGCTGGCGGCCTGCGAGGCCGCACTCCCCGCCGACGCCGCCATCTGCGCCGCCGCCGTCGCCGATTGGCGCGTGGCCGCCGCGGCCGGGCAGAAGATGAAGAAGGAACCGGGGGCCGATGCGCCGACGCTCGCCATGGCGCTGAACCCTGACATCCTCGCCACGCTCTCGCGCCATGCGCGCCGCCCGCGCCTGGTGGTGGGTTTCGCCGCCGAGACCGAGAAGGTGGTCGCCCACGCCCGGGACAAGCTGGCGCGGAAGGGCTGTGACTGGATCGTGGCCAATGATGTCTCGGGCGATGTGATGGGGGGGGCGGAGAATGCCGTCCACCTCGTCACCGCCTCGGGCGTCGAGGATTGGCCGCGCGCGCCGAAGGAGGAGGTGGCGGCGCGCCTCGCCGCGCGGGTCGCGGAGGCGCTGGCATGA
- the dut gene encoding dUTP diphosphatase produces the protein MIRVLVQRLPHGADLPLPAYATEGAAGMDLLAARDLTLPPGGRALVPTGLAIALPEGYEMQVRPRSGLALKHGVTVLNAPGTVDADYRGEVGVILLNTGDAPFAIARGDRIAQAVFAPVTRAGFEEVVVLPETRRGAGGFGSTG, from the coding sequence ATGATCCGGGTTCTGGTGCAGCGCCTGCCGCATGGCGCCGACCTGCCCCTGCCCGCCTATGCCACCGAGGGCGCGGCCGGCATGGACCTGCTGGCCGCGCGCGACCTGACGCTGCCGCCCGGCGGCCGCGCCTTGGTGCCGACCGGCCTCGCCATCGCGCTGCCGGAGGGTTACGAGATGCAAGTGCGCCCGCGCTCCGGCCTCGCGCTCAAGCATGGCGTGACGGTGCTGAACGCGCCGGGCACGGTGGATGCCGATTATCGGGGCGAGGTGGGCGTCATCCTGCTCAACACCGGGGACGCCCCCTTCGCCATCGCCCGCGGTGACCGCATCGCCCAGGCCGTCTTCGCGCCCGTGACGCGCGCGGGCTTCGAGGAGGTGGTGGTGCTGCCCGAAACACGGCGCGGCGCCGGCGGCTTCGGTTCCACGGGCTGA
- a CDS encoding ABC transporter permease subunit: MAYALQQLINGVALGMIYGLIAVGYTMVYGIIGMINFAHGDIFMVGAFVALITIVLLLSGGIMEGPGAIMLVLLVSMCVTALYGWTVERVAYRPLRGSFRLAPLISAIGMSIVLQNYVQVAQGARVKPLEPIVPGGFTVMTEGTFVVQVSWMQLVIVLVTLAVLAVFTWLVTRTALGRSMRACEQDRRMAQLLGINTDRVISITFVIGASLAAVAGMMYLLRYGVIDFYIGFLAGVKAFTAAVLGGIGSLPGAVLGGLLIGLIETFWSAYFSVAYKDVATFAILAIVLIFMPTGLLGRAEVEKV; the protein is encoded by the coding sequence TTGGCCTATGCGCTGCAGCAGCTGATCAACGGCGTGGCCCTGGGGATGATCTACGGCCTCATCGCCGTGGGCTACACCATGGTCTACGGCATCATCGGCATGATCAACTTCGCCCATGGCGACATCTTCATGGTGGGCGCCTTCGTGGCCCTCATCACCATCGTGCTGCTGCTCTCGGGCGGGATCATGGAGGGGCCGGGCGCCATCATGCTGGTGCTGCTGGTCTCCATGTGCGTCACCGCCCTCTATGGCTGGACGGTGGAGCGCGTGGCCTATCGCCCGCTGCGCGGTTCCTTCCGCCTGGCGCCGCTGATTTCCGCCATCGGCATGTCCATCGTGCTGCAGAACTATGTGCAGGTGGCGCAGGGGGCGCGGGTAAAGCCGCTGGAGCCCATCGTCCCCGGCGGCTTCACGGTGATGACCGAGGGCACCTTCGTCGTGCAGGTCAGCTGGATGCAGCTGGTCATCGTGCTGGTGACGCTCGCGGTGCTCGCGGTCTTCACCTGGCTGGTGACGCGCACGGCACTCGGCCGATCCATGCGCGCCTGCGAGCAGGATAGGCGCATGGCGCAGCTTCTCGGCATCAACACGGACCGCGTCATCAGCATCACCTTCGTCATCGGCGCCTCGCTCGCGGCCGTGGCGGGCATGATGTACCTGCTGCGCTATGGCGTGATCGATTTCTACATCGGCTTCCTCGCGGGGGTGAAAGCCTTCACGGCGGCCGTTCTCGGCGGCATCGGCTCGCTGCCTGGGGCGGTGCTGGGCGGGCTGCTGATCGGGCTGATCGAGACCTTCTGGTCCGCCTATTTCAGCGTGGCCTACAAGGACGTGGCCACCTTCGCCATCCTCGCCATCGTGCTGATCTTCATGCCGACCGGCCTGCTCGGCCGCGCCGAGGTCGAGAAGGTATGA
- a CDS encoding HesA/MoeB/ThiF family protein, which yields MDLDFTEDELQRYSRHILLREVGAIGQAKLRAARVLVVGAGGLGSPLALYLAAAGVGTLGLVDHDVLELSNLQRQVAHATARIGQRKVDSAAEALRGLNPEVKLELHPRRMDAAAARELIPQYDVICDGTDNFPTRFLLGDACHLLGKPLVSAAVLRFEGQLSVFRAHEGAPHPCHRCLNPEPPPPGLVPSCSEAGVLGAVVGVMGTLQATEVLKLVMNIGEGMSGRLLLWDALDARFRTVRLRRDPACALCGEHATIHDLSAHGA from the coding sequence ATGGACCTCGATTTCACCGAAGACGAACTCCAGCGCTACTCGCGGCACATCCTGCTGCGCGAGGTGGGCGCCATCGGCCAGGCGAAGCTGCGCGCGGCGCGCGTGCTGGTCGTGGGCGCGGGGGGGCTGGGCTCGCCGCTGGCCCTGTATCTGGCGGCGGCCGGGGTGGGCACGCTGGGGCTGGTGGACCATGACGTGCTGGAACTCTCCAACCTGCAAAGGCAGGTGGCGCACGCCACCGCGCGCATCGGCCAGCGCAAGGTGGACAGCGCGGCGGAGGCGCTGCGGGGCCTGAACCCCGAGGTGAAGCTGGAGCTCCATCCCCGCCGCATGGACGCCGCCGCGGCGCGGGAGCTGATCCCGCAATACGACGTCATCTGCGACGGCACCGACAACTTCCCCACCCGCTTCCTGCTGGGCGATGCCTGCCATCTGCTGGGTAAGCCCTTGGTGAGTGCGGCCGTGCTGCGCTTCGAGGGCCAGCTTTCGGTGTTCCGCGCGCATGAGGGCGCGCCGCACCCCTGCCACCGCTGCCTGAACCCCGAACCCCCGCCGCCCGGCCTCGTGCCGAGCTGCTCCGAGGCGGGTGTGCTGGGCGCGGTGGTGGGCGTCATGGGCACCTTGCAGGCCACCGAGGTGCTGAAGCTGGTCATGAACATCGGCGAGGGCATGTCCGGCCGCCTGCTGCTGTGGGACGCGCTGGATGCGCGCTTCCGCACCGTGCGCCTCCGGCGCGACCCGGCCTGTGCGCTGTGCGGCGAGCATGCCACCATCCATGACCTTTCGGCGCACGGGGCGTGA